GCCCCTCCTGCGTGTCAATCAGTACATTGTATTTTTTCATATTTTCTACTCCTCAACTTTTGTAGTTTGAAATCTTCATTTTTGATGATTACAAAACCAGTTTGTTAATTTCGTCCTTAGCGGATTAACCATAATTAGCTAGATAATTCAAAATATAGTTCCACAGCTCGGCCCACTGCGATAGTGTTCGTTCAGCCAGAAAAGTAGCTGGCGTAGGAAATTTACTAGGCTGGCGTTCATCACCTACACCCCCGTACTCCCAAAGCCACCGTCGCCACGGTCTGTATCGTCTAGTTCGTCAACCTCTACCACATCCACGGTTGGGAGAGGCTGGATGATTAGCTGGGCAATTTTCGCACCCTTGGTAATTTCCAAGTAATACTCATCATTCCACACGTCACCGGATAGCATTGCATCTCGCACATCGCAAATGACTTTAATTTCTCCGCGATAATCGCTATCTATTGTGCCTTCCTGCACGCGTAGAGCTGTCTTAGATGTAAGACCGCTACGACCTTTTAAACGCCCGTAATAGCCTTCTGGGATTGCGATAGACAGCCCTGTACTGACCGTGACCGTCTCTCCTGCATTAATCGTGATATTCTCATCCGCACAAATATCAAATCCCGCATCAGATTGATGTGCCCTAACCGGCAGCACCGCCGTTTCGGTTAGTCGTTTTACTTTTAATTGCATTAAAATACCTCCACTTTAATCTTCTCCACAGTTCAATACGTAGTCCGAATCTTCAATCGCAGTATCATCACTCAATCTCCCTAATCCTTCCATCGATCAATTTCAACCACAGATATATTTTTAGTAGGTTGCGAATTTAAAGCTCGAATGTACACTTCTCCGACTTCTAAACGTCTGGCAATCTCAGGTATAGAGCCTTCAATTCTGCGGTTGCCTTTTTGATAGCGATATTTCTTGTTTCTACGCTCATATTTATAGCCTTGTATTATTCCATTATTTTTTCGTACTTCTTTATTAAAAACACTGGCACTTTTATCTAAAAACATAGCTGCCGCAATCATTGATTCAAAGAATCGTTCTTCTCCTGTATCGATATCTGTTAGACGTACAGACATATCTATTGTCTTTTTAGTTTTAGGCTTATTCTGTTTCATTTGTAACTGTTTCAAACGGCAAAATTCTTTAAACAGCGGCTTAAGCTTTTCGTTTCTTTCCTCTTCTGATAAATCGCTATCTAAGATTTCACATTGCCTCAAAACGATTTGATGTTTCTGTTCCTTAATTGTCATATTCATTCACCTCAAAACGGCAAATCGTCATCATTAATATCGATTGTCGTAGCTTCAAAGTCATTTATCGGGTTCACGCCTAAATTCGTCTGTGTTGCGTTTTGATTGTCAGGAGCGTAATTATTCGTTTGATTATTCGAAACGCCTGTATCGCGTGTATTTTGGCTAGAATTGCTATTCTTGCTCTCCAGTAGTTGAAAATTTTCAACTACTACTTCTGTCACGTACACTCGCTGTCCTTGTTGATTTTCATAATTTCGCGTTTGAATACGGCCGGTAACACCTAGCAGCGTTCCTTTACGGGCATAATTTGCTAAGGTTTCAGCTGGTTTACGCCAGATTACGCAATTGATAAAATCTGCTTCACGCTCACCATTTTGGTTCGTGAAATTACGATTTACCGCTAAAGTAAAACTTGCTGCTGCTTGACCGTTTGCGGTATATTTGAGGCCGGGGTCTTTAGTAAGTCTGCCAA
The genomic region above belongs to Enterococcus saigonensis and contains:
- the dut gene encoding dUTP diphosphatase; this encodes MLPVRAHQSDAGFDICADENITINAGETVTVSTGLSIAIPEGYYGRLKGRSGLTSKTALRVQEGTIDSDYRGEIKVICDVRDAMLSGDVWNDEYYLEITKGAKIAQLIIQPLPTVDVVEVDELDDTDRGDGGFGSTGV
- the ssb gene encoding single-stranded DNA-binding protein; this translates as MINQVVLIGRLTKDPGLKYTANGQAAASFTLAVNRNFTNQNGEREADFINCVIWRKPAETLANYARKGTLLGVTGRIQTRNYENQQGQRVYVTEVVVENFQLLESKNSNSSQNTRDTGVSNNQTNNYAPDNQNATQTNLGVNPINDFEATTIDINDDDLPF